A single genomic interval of Hafnia alvei harbors:
- a CDS encoding LuxR C-terminal-related transcriptional regulator: MLRIALVETSYVDAMGIYSCMDDMEMKCQSFDLCSQFVLEHTLKPFDALIIEIVPFEYGLSGALDTLHFLKAAFPKLPVIVLTRSEDPYVLSRVISHNTYTLLSKQEPISLLREAIMARLLSGVVEHSDAIRGFLEKRGKQADVKITRSEERVMSCLQQGQTLGEIARKLKVSEKTISGHKRSAMRKLGLTNHANFCRYLVSHKEGLLQERA, translated from the coding sequence ATGTTAAGAATTGCATTAGTTGAAACCTCCTATGTTGATGCGATGGGAATATATAGTTGCATGGATGACATGGAAATGAAATGTCAGTCATTTGACTTATGTTCTCAGTTTGTTCTTGAGCACACGCTAAAACCATTTGATGCATTAATTATCGAAATTGTTCCTTTTGAATACGGTTTATCAGGAGCGTTGGATACCTTGCATTTTCTGAAAGCGGCTTTTCCTAAGCTTCCGGTGATCGTCTTGACACGCTCCGAAGATCCCTATGTTTTATCGAGAGTCATTTCACACAATACCTATACGTTACTGTCTAAACAGGAACCGATTTCGTTGCTGCGGGAAGCTATTATGGCACGTCTATTATCGGGCGTGGTTGAGCATAGCGATGCGATTAGAGGCTTCCTTGAAAAACGAGGAAAACAAGCCGATGTTAAGATAACGCGCAGCGAAGAAAGGGTCATGAGTTGCTTGCAGCAGGGACAAACGCTCGGTGAAATTGCGCGTAAATTAAAGGTGAGTGAGAAAACGATTAGTGGCCATAAGCGCAGCGCAATGCGCAAGCTTGGGCTAACCAACCACGCTAATTTCTGTCGTTATCTGGTTAGCCACAAAGAAGGGTTGCTACAGGAGCGCGCGTAA
- a CDS encoding molecular chaperone, whose amino-acid sequence MHRFLSVFSNIGCIIFALLGVANVQAAVNAEATRVVFNDGETEASLQLVNKNTYPVVVQAWSDDGDPQATPDKSASPVLVLPAVFKLQPEEMTNLRLMVMDNQLPKDRESMFWLNVYEIPPRLAGDSVQKITIALRTQMKLFLRPKGLDKLQESVGKKIKFVRQKESLMIENPTEYYLSFIGVTISNIPLDIGTLSPKSHHQITLPSGLENTSKKISFSLINDEGNYWDYTQIIN is encoded by the coding sequence ATGCACAGATTCTTATCCGTATTCAGTAATATTGGCTGCATTATTTTTGCTCTGCTAGGTGTAGCAAATGTGCAGGCAGCGGTGAACGCAGAGGCGACTCGCGTGGTATTTAACGATGGTGAAACGGAAGCGTCGTTGCAGCTTGTGAATAAAAACACCTATCCCGTAGTGGTTCAGGCATGGTCTGATGATGGAGATCCACAGGCAACACCGGATAAAAGTGCTTCTCCTGTTCTGGTATTGCCCGCGGTATTTAAGCTGCAACCTGAAGAGATGACGAACTTGCGCTTGATGGTGATGGATAACCAACTGCCAAAAGATCGAGAGTCTATGTTTTGGTTGAATGTTTATGAGATCCCCCCGCGCCTGGCAGGCGATTCCGTGCAAAAAATTACGATTGCATTACGCACTCAAATGAAGCTCTTTTTACGACCTAAAGGGCTAGATAAGCTACAGGAATCTGTTGGTAAAAAGATCAAATTTGTGCGGCAAAAAGAGAGTCTGATGATTGAAAATCCGACCGAATATTATTTAAGCTTTATTGGTGTGACAATAAGTAATATTCCTTTAGATATTGGAACATTATCGCCCAAAAGCCATCATCAGATTACGTTGCCTTCGGGCTTAGAAAATACGAGCAAAAAGATATCCTTCTCGCTAATAAACGATGAAGGGAACTACTGGGATTACACCCAGATAATCAACTAA